The following is a genomic window from Arachis duranensis cultivar V14167 unplaced genomic scaffold, aradu.V14167.gnm2.J7QH unplaced_Scaffold_112796, whole genome shotgun sequence.
ATCCGTTTTCTTGCTGGGTACAAGATCGAAAAGAATGCATTGGATGGATGCCCGGGCATTGAGAAGGAAGGACGCTTTCAGAGGCGAAAGGCCATGGGGAGATACCGTCTGTGATCCATGGATCTCCGATCGGGAAACCGTATCCAAGCTTCGCGGCTAGTCTGCGCTCTTTGGACTTTGAAAACTTAGCGAACTGAAACATCTTAGTAGCTAAAGGAAGGGAAATCAACCGAGACCCCGTTAGTAGCGGCGAGCGAGAGCGGATGGGGTTTTTAAGAAAAACAAACACGTTTCTCTTTCGAGTCTGAGAAATTCCTCAGCAGCAAAGTGTTCACTTCTTTTTCGCCAGGTTTCATTCGATTTGTTGTGGATTGGATGATGGAAAAACCAGCAAGCCCCTTTCATTTAAAGGGCGCAGTGAACTTCAATTGTGAAAAGGTTGGAAGATCTGGCCAAAGAAGGTGATAGCCCTGTAGATTCGTTCCCATGGTTCGATCCTTCCCAGTAAAACGCGGCGTGTTCGAATTCTGATCGCTTTTACGCGAGAAAGGGGGACCACCCTCTAAGCCTAAGTATTCCTCAATGACCGATAGCGTACAAGTACCGTGAGGGAAAGGTGAAAAGAACCCGTCCCGTAGGGGGGGGAGTGCAATAGAGAACCTGAGATCCGATGCGAACAATCAGTCGAAGGAGCTTAGAGCCTTTACTTGATATTCTATTAGTAAAGCGCACTCACTCTAACGGCGTACCTTTTGCATGATGGGTCAGCGAGAAAATGGGAACAGCGGCTTAAGCCATTAGGTGTAGGCGCTTTTCAGAGGTGGAATCTTATAGTTCTTCCTATTTGACCCGAAACCGATCGATCTAGCCATGAGCAGGTTGAAGAGAGCTCTAACAGGCCTTGGAGGACCGAACCCACGTATGTGGCAAAATACGGGGATGACTTGTGGCTAGGGGTGAAAGGCCAACCAAGATCGGATATAGCTGGTTTTCCGCGAAATCTATTTCAGTAGAGCGTATGATGTCGATGGCCCGAGGTAGAGCACTCAATGGGCTAGGGTGGCCCCATGGTAGCCTTACCAACCCCAGGGAAACTCCGAATACAGGCCTAGATCGTTTGTACAGACAGACTTTTAGGGTGCTAAGATCCAAAGTCGAGAGGGAAACAGCCCAGATCGTACGCTAAGGTCCCTAAGCAATCACTTAGTGGAAAAGGAAGTGATCGAGCGATGACAACCAGGAGGTGGGCTTGGAAGCAGCCATCCTTTGAAGAAAGCGTAATAGCTCACTGGTCTAGCTCCATGGCACCGAAAATGTATCAGGGCTCAAGTGATTCACCGAAGCGACGAGACCTTGAAAGTAGCTTTTTCAAGTGTCAGTAGCGGGACGTTCTGTCAATCGGGGAAGGTTTTTGGTGACAACACCTGGAGATATCAGAAGTGAGAATGCTGACATGAGTAACGAGAAATCCAGTGAAAACACGATCGCCTGCCAGTGGAAGGCTTTCTTGCGTTTCAGTAAATCTACGCAGAGTGAATCGGTCCCTAAGGAAGCCCCGAAAGGGCTGCCGTCCGATGGGTACACGAAAGTGACGAAGTTGCTTTGACTACAGAACCATGCCTGTCTGTTGGAGTGAATTGGATGATCGGGCCGAGGGCAGCCCCCTCTGCCCCTCACTCTCCTTTCCCTAATATGAACCTTGAGTCATCAAAGCCTTTCTGACTCGGCCTGGCCCGGTCGCCCTACGCGACTGGCGCTTCAAAAGGTGGTTTACTTGCTTACTCGTTAGAGTAGGGGTCGCGAGAGAGCAGAGCGTACCGCCCCGCCATAGTAGCGAGTCTGTTTATAGTCGCGACTGTTGTCATAGTCAACAAGGTGGAAACTTCCAGGAAAAAACTTCGAATTGGGAGGGCGATCCTCCCGGTGAACTGACCGTACCCCAAACCGACACAGGTGAACAAGTAGAGTATACTAGGGCGCTCGAGAGAACCATGTCGAAGGAACTCGGCAAAATGACCCCGTAACTTCGGGAGAAGGGGTGCTCTCCTATCTTTTGATTAGGAAAGCGGCACATACCAGGGGGTAGCGACTGTTTATTAAAAACACAGGACTCTGCTAAGTGGTAACACGATGTATAGAGTCTGACACCTGCCCGGTGCTGGAAGGTCGGAAGGAGAAGTGTTATAAGCTTTGAATGGAAGCCCCGGTAAACGGCGGCAGTAACTCTAACTGTCCTAAGGTAGCGAAATTCCTTGTCGCATAAGTAGCGACCTGCACGAATGGTGTAACGACTGCCCCGCTGTCTCCGACATGGACCCGGTGAAATTGAATTCTCCGTGAAGATGCGGAGTACCAACGGCTAGACGGTAAGACCCCGTGCACCTTAACTATAGCTTCGCAGTGACAACCTTGATCGAATGTGTAGGATAGGTGGGAGGTGACAGAACGACCAATCCTGAAAGACCACTCTTTCGTCTAAGGATGCCTAACCGCCGCACCGAAAATTCGGGGGGGGCGGGACACTGCGGGGTGGGTAGTTTATCTGGGGCGGATGCCTCCTAAAGAGTAACGGAGGTGTGCGAAGGTAGGCTCAAGCTAAGATTCTGCTCGTGAGCGTAATGGTATAAGCCTGCCTGACTGTGAGACCGACTGGTCGAACAGAGACGAAAGTCGGCCATAGTGATCCGGGAGTCCCGTGTGGAAGGGCTCTCGCTCAACGGATCAAAGGTACGCCGGGGATAACAGGCTGATGACTCCCAAGAGCTCTTATCGACGGAGTCGTTTGGCACCTCGATGTCGACTCATCACATCCTGGGGTTGAAGAAGGTCCCAAGGGTTCGGTTGTTCGCCGATTCAAGTGGTACGTGAGTTGGGTTTAGAACGTCGTGAGACAGTTCGGTTCCTATCTACCGTTGGTGTTAAAGGGAGAACTGCGAGGAGCCAACCCTAGTACGAGAGGACTGGGTTGGGCCAACCTATGGTGTACCGGTTGTTATGCCAATAGCAGCGCCGGGCTGCTAAGTTGGTATGGAAGAACTGCTGCGCCGCGGGAAATCCTTCTCTATACAAGTTCTCGGACGAGGTTTTTGAACAGAACTTCGATAGGCGAGAGGTGTAAGCACCGCGAGGTGTGAAGCGATCTCGTACTAAACGAAACAACTTTCTCTTATGTTATAGGGTCGCGAAGAATTTAGCTGCCAACCCTAGTCAGCAAGCTGAAATGAAAAAGTCCTTTCAATAAGGTAAGCTTCATAGCTCCAACCTAGGTTAGGTTAGGGGGTCGTTAGACCGCCGCGCCGCTTACTTACTAAGCGCTGGTTCTATCCCGGCCAAGCAAGCAAGGGGACCTAGGTGGGAAtagtgaaagaaaagaaagagaggggGAAGAAGCGGGGTAGAGTAGTTGGTTAACTCGTCAGGCTCATGACCTGAAGATTGCAGGTTCGAATCCTGCCCCCGCCATGTCTTGATTTAAAAAAGTCAACACTTGAACCCTAGTTTCCATCAAGCAGAAGCAAGACGGACCATCTTGAGGGAAGAGGGCTGTATCCCTGATGGCTATGAATGGCGCGAAGTACTCTTGTGTACCGCAGATTCAGATCCAAATGCACTCGGCTCGCGCGCAACCCCGCCCCGTCAAAGCTTGATTTCCGGTGAAACTCCTGGCGTCAAGATCTGGCACGTTTCTcccatgcttttctttgttgGTAAACCCAACCAGCGATTGACAACAAAGAAGTCTTTCCTCTTGTTGGGGGGAGCAGAATTCTCAcgataggaaaaagaaaaatgaggaaCCAACGATTCTCTCTTCTTAAACAACCGATATCCTCCACACTTAATCAACATTTGATAGATTATCCAACCCCGAGCAATCTTAGTTATTGGTGGGGCTTCGGTTCGTTAGCTGGTATTTGTTTAGTCATTCAGATAGTGACTGGCGTTTTTTTAGCTATGCATTACACACCTCATGTGGATCTAGCTTTCAACAGCGTAGAACACGTTATGAGAGATGTTGAAGGGGGCTGGTTGCTCCGTTATATGCATGCTAATGGGGCAAGTATGTTTCTCATTGTGGTTCACCTTCATATTTTTCGTGGTCTATATCATGCGAGTTATAGCAGTCCTAGGGAATTTGTTCGGTGTCTCGGAGTTGTAATCTTCCTATTAATGATTGTGACAGCTTTTACAGGATACGTACCACCTTGGGGTCAGATGAGCTTTTGGGGAGCTACAGTAATTACAAGCTTAGCTAGCGCCATACCGGTAGTAGGAGATACCATAGTTACTTGGCTTTGGGGTGGTTTCTCCGTGGACAATGCCACCTTAAATCGTTTTTTTAGTCTTCATCATTTACTCCCCTTTATTTTAGTGGGCGCCAGTCTTCTTCATCTGGCCGCATTGCATCAATATGGATCAAATAATCCATTGGGTGTACATTCAGAGATGGATCAAATTTCTTTTTACccttatttttatgtaaaggaTCTAGTAGGTTGGGTAGCTTTTGCTATCTTTTTTTCCATTTGGATTTTTTATGCTCCTAATGTTTTGGGGCATCCCGACAATTATATACCTGCTAATCCGATG
Proteins encoded in this region:
- the LOC127743781 gene encoding cytochrome b — encoded protein: MRNQRFSLLKQPISSTLNQHLIDYPTPSNLSYWWGFGSLAGICLVIQIVTGVFLAMHYTPHVDLAFNSVEHVMRDVEGGWLLRYMHANGASMFLIVVHLHIFRGLYHASYSSPREFVRCLGVVIFLLMIVTAFTGYVPPWGQMSFWGATVITSLASAIPVVGDTIVTWLWGGFSVDNATLNRFFSLHHLLPFILVGASLLHLAALHQYGSNNPLGVHSEMDQISFYPYFYVKDLVGWVAFAIFFSIWIFYAPNVLGHPDNYIPANPMPTPPHIVPEWYFLPIHAILRSIPDKSGGVAAIAPVFICLLALPFFKSMYVRSSSFRPIHQGIFWLLLADRLLLGWIGCQPVEAPFVTIGQIPPLVFFLFFAITPIPGRVGRGIPNSYTDEP